In a genomic window of Dehalococcoidia bacterium:
- the secD gene encoding protein translocase subunit SecD has translation MKTSDILLLLFLAVLVGFSVWAIVPLEGDRFGRQGLTLGLDLKGGAYLVYEADLSKKDPSQTVDQVMTSVLNKIERRANAFGVKEPIIQRQGENRILVQLPGEKNVDEAKKLIGQVALLEFKETTTDLSGQPQTDEQGEYIWTIATGVGSDGQTRELTGKYLKPNSRVELTSNTNEPTVAFEWNDEGAILFEQITKRNINKPLGIFLDGQLISYPTVRAVIKNAGIIEGMDMKEAQNLAIQLNSGSLDVPLSVILEQTVDATLGADSIKKSIVAGAIGLILVVLFMILYYRMAGVVATLALIIYGIILTAIFKLVPVTLTMAGIAAGVVSIGMAVDANILIFERMKEELRAGRTMGAAVDAGFNRAWLAIRDSNVTTFIACIVLFWFGDTFGAFMVKGFALTLFIGVALSMFTAITVSRLFLSLAARAVKNTWLYGVKA, from the coding sequence TTGAAAACAAGTGATATATTGCTGCTTCTGTTTTTAGCCGTGCTGGTCGGATTCAGCGTCTGGGCCATAGTGCCGCTGGAGGGCGACCGCTTCGGCCGCCAGGGTCTCACCCTGGGCCTGGACCTGAAAGGCGGCGCATACCTTGTGTACGAGGCCGACCTGTCGAAGAAAGATCCGTCGCAGACGGTAGACCAGGTCATGACCAGCGTCCTCAACAAGATAGAACGACGCGCCAATGCGTTCGGCGTTAAGGAACCGATCATTCAACGCCAGGGCGAGAATCGTATCCTGGTTCAGTTGCCCGGCGAAAAAAATGTGGATGAGGCAAAGAAGCTGATAGGCCAGGTCGCCCTGCTGGAGTTTAAAGAGACTACCACGGACCTGTCGGGACAGCCGCAGACCGATGAACAAGGCGAATATATCTGGACCATCGCCACAGGCGTCGGTAGCGACGGACAGACCAGGGAATTGACCGGTAAATACCTCAAGCCCAACTCAAGGGTTGAGCTTACATCCAATACCAACGAGCCGACTGTGGCATTCGAATGGAACGATGAGGGGGCGATACTTTTCGAGCAGATCACCAAACGTAATATTAATAAACCCCTGGGCATATTCCTGGACGGCCAGCTCATCTCGTATCCTACGGTGCGCGCCGTGATCAAAAACGCCGGCATCATCGAAGGCATGGATATGAAAGAGGCGCAGAACCTGGCCATTCAGCTCAACTCGGGCTCACTCGATGTGCCCCTGTCCGTTATTCTGGAGCAGACTGTCGACGCAACTTTGGGAGCGGACTCAATTAAAAAGAGTATCGTAGCAGGCGCCATCGGCCTTATCCTGGTAGTCCTGTTCATGATCCTGTACTACCGTATGGCGGGTGTCGTAGCGACACTGGCTTTAATAATCTACGGCATCATTCTGACCGCCATTTTTAAACTGGTGCCGGTCACGTTGACGATGGCCGGCATTGCAGCGGGTGTTGTGTCAATCGGCATGGCGGTAGACGCCAATATCCTTATCTTTGAACGTATGAAGGAGGAACTCAGGGCGGGACGCACAATGGGTGCCGCTGTGGACGCAGGCTTCAACCGCGCCTGGCTGGCCATACGCGACAGCAATGTGACTACATTCATAGCCTGTATTGTTCTTTTCTGGTTCGGCGATACTTTTGGAGCTTTCATGGTCAAGGGCTTTGCGCTTACACTTTTCATAGGTGTAGCCCTCAGCATGTTCACCGCCATCACGGTCAGCAGGTTATTCCTCTCCTTAGCGGCGAGGGCTGTTAAGAATACCTGGTTATACGGAGTAAAAGCATGA
- a CDS encoding HD domain-containing protein, with product MFEINQDLMSVLSRLTPVCTAPECKAFLVGGFVRDWLVGRDTIDLDIAVSGDSLAIAQEAAELVDGRYVMLDEDNQVGRVVVAGENDPWHIDITSYEGDIEHDLLRRDFTVNAMGLDLAAFVEGEISLLDPAGGEEDLKKGLLRQVSDRIFDRDPSRLMRAVRLSRELNLEIEPITEDTMRLNNNLVETVPSEKVREELLRILSLPYAGNSVRYLDDLGLLCRIMPEIEAMKGVKQPKEHYWDVFDHSIESIAALEYILRESDWVYGKGNLLEAVPWQPEIEKHFAEEIAGGSSRRTLLKLGLLLHDIAKPEDRTVEENGRIRFLGHTKDGAVTAAAMLGRLRFSTSEIRYVENLVYHHLHPAQMSHEGLPTHRAIYRFFRDTEGAGIDIIYLALADYLAVAGPRVDIREWHMHTEQVRYIIDVHNKQESEILPVRLLTGNDLINEFKLHPGKDIGRLLKLVREAQAAGEISTREDALQYVRNEIDRGACCAA from the coding sequence GTGTTCGAAATCAACCAGGACCTGATGAGTGTCCTCTCCAGGCTTACGCCGGTATGCACAGCCCCTGAATGTAAGGCGTTTTTAGTAGGTGGCTTTGTGCGTGACTGGCTGGTGGGCAGGGATACGATCGACCTCGATATCGCGGTCAGCGGCGATTCGCTGGCTATTGCCCAGGAAGCTGCTGAGCTTGTAGACGGCCGTTACGTTATGCTGGACGAGGATAACCAAGTGGGGCGGGTGGTGGTGGCCGGGGAAAACGATCCGTGGCATATAGATATCACGTCTTATGAAGGTGATATCGAACATGACCTGCTGCGGCGCGATTTCACTGTGAACGCCATGGGGCTTGACCTGGCTGCCTTTGTGGAGGGCGAGATATCTCTGCTTGACCCTGCAGGCGGAGAGGAGGACCTGAAAAAGGGCCTGTTGAGGCAGGTCAGCGACAGAATATTCGACAGAGATCCCTCGCGCCTGATGCGCGCGGTCAGGCTTTCCAGAGAGCTCAACCTTGAGATTGAGCCCATTACCGAGGATACCATGCGCTTAAACAACAACCTGGTGGAGACGGTGCCCAGTGAGAAAGTCAGGGAAGAGCTGCTCAGGATACTGTCTCTGCCTTATGCAGGCAACTCGGTGCGTTACCTTGATGATCTGGGACTGCTGTGCAGGATTATGCCGGAGATTGAGGCGATGAAGGGAGTGAAGCAACCGAAGGAACATTACTGGGATGTTTTCGATCACTCCATCGAATCCATTGCCGCCCTCGAGTATATATTGAGGGAGAGCGACTGGGTTTACGGCAAAGGCAACCTGCTGGAGGCGGTCCCGTGGCAGCCGGAGATCGAGAAGCACTTTGCTGAGGAGATAGCCGGCGGTAGCAGCCGCAGGACGTTGTTGAAGTTGGGCTTGCTGCTGCACGATATCGCCAAGCCCGAGGACAGAACTGTCGAGGAAAACGGACGCATAAGATTTCTGGGACATACCAAGGACGGCGCTGTTACCGCCGCCGCCATGCTGGGAAGGCTGAGGTTCAGCACCAGCGAGATACGCTATGTGGAGAATCTGGTATATCACCATCTTCATCCGGCGCAGATGTCCCACGAAGGTTTACCCACTCACAGAGCGATATACCGTTTTTTCAGGGACACAGAGGGCGCCGGTATCGATATTATTTACCTGGCGCTGGCGGATTACCTGGCGGTGGCGGGCCCGCGCGTCGATATCCGAGAGTGGCATATGCATACTGAGCAGGTCAGGTATATAATAGATGTTCATAATAAACAGGAAAGTGAGATATTGCCGGTCCGCCTGCTGACAGGTAACGATTTAATCAACGAGTTCAAGCTGCACCCTGGAAAAGACATCGGCAGGTTGCTCAAGCTGGTCAGGGAAGCCCAGGCGGCCGGTGAGATCAGCACCAGGGAGGACGCTCTGCAATACGTAAGGAATGAGATTGACAGGGGCGCCTGTTGTGCAGCGTGA